In the Oncorhynchus nerka isolate Pitt River linkage group LG2, Oner_Uvic_2.0, whole genome shotgun sequence genome, one interval contains:
- the LOC115118877 gene encoding immunoglobulin-like domain-containing receptor 1 isoform X1, translated as MFLRQRGVQLYIYIYDMMYSLPSEVQGVQVNVPQTERSTALYIYIYDMMYSLPSEVQSVHVNVPQTERSTALYIYIYIYDMMYSLLSEVQGVQVNVPQTERSTALYIYIYDMMYSLPSEVQSVQVNVPQTERSTALFASVILKCDYSTSANQQDVQVTWRYKSFCKDPILEYYSQAYQNALQLGQDPANDCPDRQRTVRIIVQKRGSNEAILGTEYRERKISVQNKADLVINEIMWWDNGVYYCSVEATGDTSGGLDGVIQLMVYNWLTVLFIVIGALLLILLFCICCCQCCPQRCCCYVRCPCCPQTCCCPEKAVMQHRMMKDAQKAMGPWMGGQPIYSPMSHGSSQMNPLLYAGSQSGKSIAMAPMPLPPPPSGYNMPPSVHAASIYGNQHPGNKQMLDYLESQVRGMDGTSPMMQPQPHHQQLQMIPPPPQHMMPQHVPFSAGPPSMLSGLDDGAVDYRGVIHMPPIVEQPGRGGRRGGQPPLAPKTRPPSSRGSSRSESRFTSHRDDRSEASGRRYPSPSRSRSMPRSYSEDFLDGESRGARGRMGSRDDLSDRVPRSRSRDDLFEEQRRAPPPSNYSHSRRGSFSSDEDENSRRGEGRGHRRGGGGEMYSDIPPSYSEYEPGQKPPRRNERYSVKTLL; from the exons ATGTTCCTCAGACAGAGAGGAGTAcagctctatatatatatatatgacatgatgTATTCTCTCCCATCAGAGGTGCAGGGCGTCCAGGTGAATGTTCCTCAGACAGAGAGGAGTAcagctctatatatatatatatatgacatgatgTATTCTCTCCCATCAGAGGTGCAGAGCGTCCATGTGAATGTTCCTCAGACAGAGAGGAGTAcagctctatatatatatatatatatatatgacatgatgTATTCTCTCCTATCAGAGGTGCAGGGCGTCCAGGTGAATGTTCCTCAGACAGAGAGGAGTAcagctctatatatatatatatatgacatgatgTATTCTCTCCCATCAGAGGTGCAGAGCGTCCAGGTGAATGTTCCTCAGACAGAGAGGAGTACAGCTCTGTTTGCCTCCGTGATCCTGAAGTGTGATTACTCCACCTCCGCTAACCAGCAGGATGTCCAGGTCACCTGGCGATACAAGTCCTTCTGCAAGGACCCCATCCTGGAGTATTACTCCCAAG CGTACCAGAATGCTCTGCAGCTGGGTCAGGACCCGGCCAATGACTGCCCAGACCGCCAGCGCACGGTGAGGATCATCGTCCAGAAGAGAGGCTCCAACGAGGCCATACTGGGCACAGAGTACCGGGAACGCAAGATCTCCGTCCAGAACA AGGCTGACCTGGTGATCAATGAGATCATGTGGTGGGACAACGGAGTTTACTACTGTTCTGTGGAAGCCACGGGAGACACCAGCGGTGGCTTGGATGGCGTGATCCAACTCATGGTCTACA ACTGGCTGACGGTGCTGTTCATAGTGATTGGAGCTCTGCTCCTCATCCTGCTCTTCTGTATCTGCTGCTGCCAGTGTTGTCCTCAGAGGTGCTGCTGCTACGTCCGCTGCCCCTGCTGCCCACAGACCTGCTGCTGTCCTGAGAAAG cggtGATGCAGCACAGGATGATGAAGGATGCCCAGAAGGCCATGGGTCCATGGATGGGAGGTCAGCCCATCTACAGCCCCATGAGCCACGGATCCTCACAGATGAACCCTCTGCTGTATGCAG GCTCCCAATCAGGGAAGAGCATCGCCATGGCCCCCatgcccctcccccctcccccatctgGCTACAACATGCCCCCCAGTGTCCACGCTGCCAGCATCTACGGCAACCAACATCCCGGCAACAAGCAGATGCTGGACTACCTGGAGAGCCAGGTGAGGGGCATGGATGGGACCAGCCCCATGATGCagccccaaccccaccaccagcAGCTCCAGATGATACCCCCTCCCCCTCAGCACATGATGCCTCAGCACGTCCCCTTCTCAGCGGGTCCTCCCAGCATGCTCTCTGGCCTGGACGATGGGGCCGTGGACTACCGGGGGGTCATCCATATGCCTCCCATCGTAGAGCAGCCTGGACGAGGAGGTCGGAGGGGGGGCCAGCCGCCGCTTGCTCCTAAAACACGTCCACCCAGCTCCAGAGGAAGCAGCCGCAGCGAGAGTCGCTTCACCAGTCACCGTGACGACCGCAGCGAAGCCAGCGGGCGCCGTTACCCGTCGCCGTCAAGGAGCCGTAGCATGCCAAGGAGCTACAGTGAAGACTTTCTGGACGGGGAGAGCCGGGGGGCGCGGGGTCGAATGGGTTCACGTGACGACCTCAGCGACAGGGTccctcgatcccgctccagagacgACCTGTTCGAGGAGCAGCGTCGCGCCCCGCCTCCCAGCAACTACTCCCACTCCCGCAGAGGGTCGTTCAGTTCAGATGAGGATGAAaacagcaggagaggagagggcagaggtcacaggagaggaggaggaggagagatgtatTCAGACATTCCGCCCAGCTATTCTGAATACGAGCCGGGACAGAAACCACCAAGGAGGAATGAGCGTTACTCTGTTAAAACTCTGCTTTAG
- the LOC115118877 gene encoding immunoglobulin-like domain-containing receptor 1 isoform X2, whose translation MDQSSTMRRLILAAVVLSSLPTEVQSVQVNVPQTERSTALFASVILKCDYSTSANQQDVQVTWRYKSFCKDPILEYYSQAYQNALQLGQDPANDCPDRQRTVRIIVQKRGSNEAILGTEYRERKISVQNKADLVINEIMWWDNGVYYCSVEATGDTSGGLDGVIQLMVYNWLTVLFIVIGALLLILLFCICCCQCCPQRCCCYVRCPCCPQTCCCPEKAVMQHRMMKDAQKAMGPWMGGQPIYSPMSHGSSQMNPLLYAGSQSGKSIAMAPMPLPPPPSGYNMPPSVHAASIYGNQHPGNKQMLDYLESQVRGMDGTSPMMQPQPHHQQLQMIPPPPQHMMPQHVPFSAGPPSMLSGLDDGAVDYRGVIHMPPIVEQPGRGGRRGGQPPLAPKTRPPSSRGSSRSESRFTSHRDDRSEASGRRYPSPSRSRSMPRSYSEDFLDGESRGARGRMGSRDDLSDRVPRSRSRDDLFEEQRRAPPPSNYSHSRRGSFSSDEDENSRRGEGRGHRRGGGGEMYSDIPPSYSEYEPGQKPPRRNERYSVKTLL comes from the exons ATGGATCAATCATCAACGATGAGGAGGTTGATACTGGCCGCGGTCGTCCTCTCTTCCCTACCGACAG AGGTGCAGAGCGTCCAGGTGAATGTTCCTCAGACAGAGAGGAGTACAGCTCTGTTTGCCTCCGTGATCCTGAAGTGTGATTACTCCACCTCCGCTAACCAGCAGGATGTCCAGGTCACCTGGCGATACAAGTCCTTCTGCAAGGACCCCATCCTGGAGTATTACTCCCAAG CGTACCAGAATGCTCTGCAGCTGGGTCAGGACCCGGCCAATGACTGCCCAGACCGCCAGCGCACGGTGAGGATCATCGTCCAGAAGAGAGGCTCCAACGAGGCCATACTGGGCACAGAGTACCGGGAACGCAAGATCTCCGTCCAGAACA AGGCTGACCTGGTGATCAATGAGATCATGTGGTGGGACAACGGAGTTTACTACTGTTCTGTGGAAGCCACGGGAGACACCAGCGGTGGCTTGGATGGCGTGATCCAACTCATGGTCTACA ACTGGCTGACGGTGCTGTTCATAGTGATTGGAGCTCTGCTCCTCATCCTGCTCTTCTGTATCTGCTGCTGCCAGTGTTGTCCTCAGAGGTGCTGCTGCTACGTCCGCTGCCCCTGCTGCCCACAGACCTGCTGCTGTCCTGAGAAAG cggtGATGCAGCACAGGATGATGAAGGATGCCCAGAAGGCCATGGGTCCATGGATGGGAGGTCAGCCCATCTACAGCCCCATGAGCCACGGATCCTCACAGATGAACCCTCTGCTGTATGCAG GCTCCCAATCAGGGAAGAGCATCGCCATGGCCCCCatgcccctcccccctcccccatctgGCTACAACATGCCCCCCAGTGTCCACGCTGCCAGCATCTACGGCAACCAACATCCCGGCAACAAGCAGATGCTGGACTACCTGGAGAGCCAGGTGAGGGGCATGGATGGGACCAGCCCCATGATGCagccccaaccccaccaccagcAGCTCCAGATGATACCCCCTCCCCCTCAGCACATGATGCCTCAGCACGTCCCCTTCTCAGCGGGTCCTCCCAGCATGCTCTCTGGCCTGGACGATGGGGCCGTGGACTACCGGGGGGTCATCCATATGCCTCCCATCGTAGAGCAGCCTGGACGAGGAGGTCGGAGGGGGGGCCAGCCGCCGCTTGCTCCTAAAACACGTCCACCCAGCTCCAGAGGAAGCAGCCGCAGCGAGAGTCGCTTCACCAGTCACCGTGACGACCGCAGCGAAGCCAGCGGGCGCCGTTACCCGTCGCCGTCAAGGAGCCGTAGCATGCCAAGGAGCTACAGTGAAGACTTTCTGGACGGGGAGAGCCGGGGGGCGCGGGGTCGAATGGGTTCACGTGACGACCTCAGCGACAGGGTccctcgatcccgctccagagacgACCTGTTCGAGGAGCAGCGTCGCGCCCCGCCTCCCAGCAACTACTCCCACTCCCGCAGAGGGTCGTTCAGTTCAGATGAGGATGAAaacagcaggagaggagagggcagaggtcacaggagaggaggaggaggagagatgtatTCAGACATTCCGCCCAGCTATTCTGAATACGAGCCGGGACAGAAACCACCAAGGAGGAATGAGCGTTACTCTGTTAAAACTCTGCTTTAG